Proteins encoded within one genomic window of Streptomyces sp. NBC_01314:
- a CDS encoding oxygenase MpaB family protein produces MDAHSEPFEGDPGLFGPASVTWQAHGDPVMWIAGIRALYLQALHPRAVRGVMQNSDFSKEAWGRLLRTANFVGTTTYGTTEAAEEAGARVRKIHRLLSATDPDTGERYRVDEPELLLWVHCAEIDSYLHILRRTGYPLTGAAADRYIGEHRVSARLVGLDPDDVPGNRAELAAYFEKVRPELAAGPEAREVDDFLRRPPAHPLLVPAREALWRRVANLAYASLPPYAHELYGRPGPAPAVVTRRLRLTGTLLRCVPARLRWQLPPKHILRAMSRLGPGSRPAPYKVGR; encoded by the coding sequence ATGGACGCCCACAGCGAGCCCTTCGAAGGTGACCCAGGCCTGTTCGGGCCTGCCTCTGTGACGTGGCAGGCCCATGGCGACCCCGTGATGTGGATCGCCGGGATCCGCGCGCTGTATCTCCAGGCCCTGCACCCCCGCGCGGTACGCGGTGTCATGCAGAACTCCGACTTCAGCAAGGAGGCCTGGGGCCGGCTGCTGCGCACGGCGAACTTCGTCGGCACGACGACGTACGGCACCACGGAGGCCGCAGAGGAGGCCGGCGCCCGCGTCCGGAAGATCCACCGGCTGCTGTCGGCGACCGACCCGGACACGGGGGAGCGGTACCGCGTCGACGAACCCGAACTGCTGCTGTGGGTGCACTGCGCCGAGATCGACTCCTATCTCCACATCCTGCGCCGCACCGGCTACCCCCTCACCGGGGCCGCCGCCGACCGCTATATCGGCGAACACCGCGTCAGTGCCCGCCTGGTGGGCCTCGACCCGGACGACGTGCCCGGGAACCGGGCGGAGTTGGCGGCCTACTTCGAGAAGGTCCGGCCCGAGCTGGCTGCCGGGCCCGAGGCGCGGGAGGTCGACGACTTCCTGCGCCGACCGCCCGCCCACCCGTTGCTCGTACCGGCACGTGAAGCACTGTGGCGGCGCGTGGCGAACCTGGCGTACGCCTCCCTGCCGCCGTACGCCCACGAGTTGTACGGCAGGCCGGGCCCCGCACCGGCCGTGGTCACCCGCCGCCTACGGCTCACCGGCACCCTGTTGCGCTGTGTTCCCGCCCGTCTGCGCTGGCAGCTCCCGCCCAAGCACATCCTCCGCGCCATGTCACGGCTCGGCCCCGGCTCCCGCCCGGCACCGTACAAAGTCGGCAGATAG
- a CDS encoding TetR/AcrR family transcriptional regulator, whose protein sequence is MRGPNRRQMYAEQTRADLVAAARKLLVDKGFAKTSVEAITGAALVSKGTFYHHFPDKKAMFAELYTELIHRVGALGDATSEAIRAAPDQPAMTTVAGLTHAFLRRTIDDPLHRELMAQAPSVLGDRYRHINDTVAQPPIERLLAVLAERGDLQPDVPVSTVARLLLAGLCEGNQIIAAAADREDALDRTFHAITLLMSGLAADGISARG, encoded by the coding sequence ATGCGAGGTCCAAACCGACGACAGATGTACGCGGAGCAGACCCGGGCGGACCTGGTGGCGGCCGCGCGGAAGCTGTTGGTCGACAAGGGGTTCGCGAAGACGTCCGTGGAGGCCATCACCGGGGCGGCGCTGGTGAGCAAGGGCACCTTCTACCACCACTTCCCGGACAAGAAAGCGATGTTCGCCGAGCTCTACACGGAGCTGATCCACCGGGTCGGCGCCCTGGGAGACGCGACGTCCGAGGCGATCCGTGCCGCACCGGACCAGCCCGCCATGACCACGGTGGCCGGCCTCACGCACGCGTTCCTACGGCGGACCATCGACGACCCCCTGCACCGCGAGCTGATGGCCCAGGCGCCCTCGGTTCTGGGGGATCGATACCGGCACATCAACGACACCGTCGCCCAGCCGCCGATCGAACGGCTGCTGGCCGTTCTGGCCGAGCGCGGTGACCTGCAACCGGACGTTCCCGTCTCCACTGTCGCCCGGTTGCTGTTGGCCGGCCTGTGCGAGGGCAACCAGATCATCGCCGCCGCGGCGGATCGGGAGGACGCCCTGGACAGGACGTTCCATGCGATCACTCTGCTGATGTCGGGCCTGGCCGCCGACGGCATCAGCGCCCGCGGTTGA
- a CDS encoding TetR/AcrR family transcriptional regulator, whose amino-acid sequence MTESHPVRRRRGRGARERILKAATELFTAQGINATGMDQLSTVAEVSKRTLYTHFPSKDELVGAYLRPLVDDLLPVPPSPDRPAPSPREQLLAVFDWKLPETTAPFRGCPFLNVSVEVPDPGHSAHQLAAVYKREFARRLTEIARQAGAADPESLGEQLALLFDGAAARGTALNSSHPGACARSIAESLVDAALPGPASA is encoded by the coding sequence GTGACCGAATCTCATCCCGTACGTCGGCGTCGTGGGCGGGGCGCCCGGGAGCGGATCCTCAAAGCGGCGACCGAGCTGTTCACGGCGCAGGGGATCAACGCGACCGGGATGGACCAGCTGTCGACCGTCGCCGAAGTATCGAAACGCACCCTCTACACGCACTTCCCCAGCAAGGACGAGCTCGTCGGGGCGTATCTGCGGCCCCTGGTGGACGATCTCCTGCCCGTTCCCCCGTCGCCCGACCGACCGGCACCGAGCCCGCGTGAGCAGCTCCTCGCCGTCTTCGACTGGAAGCTGCCGGAAACCACCGCTCCGTTCCGGGGGTGCCCCTTCCTGAACGTCAGCGTCGAAGTGCCTGACCCCGGGCATTCCGCCCATCAGCTGGCCGCCGTGTACAAGAGGGAGTTCGCCCGTCGCCTCACGGAGATCGCACGGCAGGCCGGGGCCGCAGACCCGGAAAGCCTCGGTGAGCAACTGGCACTGCTCTTCGACGGCGCGGCCGCACGCGGCACCGCGCTCAACAGCAGCCACCCCGGAGCGTGCGCGCGATCCATCGCGGAGTCGTTGGTCGATGCCGCCCTCCCCGGCCCGGCATCCGCGTGA
- a CDS encoding aldo/keto reductase gives MRYTTFGRRTGLRVSEYALGTGNFGTGWGAGAEPDEARRMFDRFAEAGGTFLDTADGYQFGESEELVGKFVAADRDHFVLATKFTNGASPQPGISRTGNSRKNMVASLEASLKRLGTDYIDLYWVHFPDDLTPMEEILRGLDDLVSSGKILHAALSNFPAWRVSRAATLADLKNWAPVAGIQIEYSLVERTADRELLPMAESLGLGAALWSPLGGGLLTGKYRRSTEGRLTDLKAIIHTESTEQKTAVVDTVLAISEETGATPAQVSVAWVRERAAQASTSFVPIIGPRNLTQLDDYLDALDVQLTPKQFARLSDVSAVPLGVPHEATARARDAVQGGDASLVTQPSTPTA, from the coding sequence ATGCGATACACGACCTTCGGACGACGGACAGGACTGCGCGTTTCCGAGTACGCACTCGGTACGGGGAACTTCGGCACCGGCTGGGGTGCCGGTGCGGAGCCGGACGAGGCTCGCCGGATGTTCGACAGGTTCGCCGAGGCCGGCGGAACATTTCTCGACACCGCCGACGGATACCAGTTCGGCGAGTCCGAAGAACTGGTGGGGAAGTTCGTCGCCGCCGACCGGGACCACTTCGTCCTTGCCACCAAGTTCACCAACGGGGCCTCCCCGCAGCCCGGCATCTCCAGGACGGGCAACAGCCGCAAGAACATGGTCGCTTCGCTGGAGGCGAGCCTGAAGCGCCTCGGCACCGACTACATCGACCTGTACTGGGTCCACTTCCCCGACGACCTCACCCCCATGGAGGAGATCCTGCGCGGGCTGGACGACCTGGTCAGCTCCGGCAAGATCCTCCATGCCGCCCTGTCCAACTTCCCCGCATGGCGTGTCTCCCGCGCCGCCACCCTCGCGGACCTGAAGAACTGGGCACCGGTCGCGGGCATCCAGATCGAGTACAGCCTCGTCGAGCGGACCGCCGACCGCGAGCTGCTCCCGATGGCCGAGAGCCTGGGACTCGGCGCAGCCCTGTGGTCCCCCCTCGGCGGCGGACTGCTCACCGGCAAGTACCGCCGCAGCACCGAGGGGCGGCTGACCGACCTCAAGGCGATCATCCACACCGAGAGCACCGAACAGAAGACCGCCGTCGTCGACACCGTTCTGGCCATCTCCGAGGAGACCGGCGCGACGCCCGCCCAGGTGTCGGTGGCCTGGGTCCGTGAGCGTGCCGCCCAGGCGTCCACCTCGTTCGTCCCGATCATCGGCCCGCGTAACCTCACCCAGCTCGACGACTATCTGGACGCCCTGGACGTCCAGCTCACGCCGAAGCAGTTCGCGCGCCTGTCCGACGTCAGCGCCGTCCCCCTCGGAGTGCCCCACGAGGCGACCGCTCGCGCCCGGGACGCCGTCCAGGGCGGTGACGCCTCCCTCGTCACCCAGCCCTCCACTCCCACGGCCTGA
- the lpdA gene encoding dihydrolipoyl dehydrogenase, with protein MDEQDERFDVVVLGAGPGGYVAAIRAAQLGKRVAVVEEKYWGGVCLNVGCIPTKALLRNAELAHVFTREAKTFGIKVDGKISFDYGEAFRRSRKVADGRVKGVHFLMKKNKITEISGRGTFVDPHTLQVADYDGNTRTIGFDHCIIAAGATPKLLPGTKRSARVVTFEEQILAEDLPQSIVIAGAGAIGIEFAYVLHNYGVKVTIVEFLDRVAPLEDVEVSAELGKQYRKLGIDVLTSTRVESIDESGPQVRVTVTGKDGAQQVLEADKVLQAIGFAPNVTGYGLENTGVTVTERGAIDVDGRCRTSVPHIYAIGDVTAKLMLAHAAEAMGVVAAETIADAETMELDYVMIPRSTFCQPQIASFGYTEAQAREKGFDVRVAKFPFTANAKAHGLGDATGFVKLISDAKYGELLGGHLIGPDVTELLPELTLAQQWDLTVHEVARNVHAHPTLGEAVKEAVHGLAGHMINM; from the coding sequence ATGGACGAGCAGGATGAGCGCTTCGACGTCGTCGTACTCGGCGCCGGCCCCGGCGGATACGTCGCCGCCATCCGGGCTGCCCAGCTGGGCAAGCGCGTCGCCGTCGTCGAGGAGAAGTACTGGGGCGGCGTCTGCCTGAACGTGGGCTGCATTCCCACCAAGGCCCTGCTGCGCAACGCAGAGCTGGCGCATGTCTTCACGCGCGAGGCGAAGACCTTCGGCATCAAGGTCGACGGGAAGATCTCCTTCGACTACGGGGAGGCCTTCCGCCGTAGCCGGAAGGTCGCGGACGGCCGGGTCAAGGGCGTCCACTTCCTGATGAAGAAGAACAAGATCACGGAAATCAGCGGTCGCGGCACGTTCGTCGACCCGCACACACTCCAGGTGGCCGACTACGACGGCAACACACGCACGATCGGCTTCGATCACTGCATCATCGCCGCCGGGGCGACCCCCAAGCTGCTGCCCGGCACCAAGCGCAGCGCGCGCGTGGTGACGTTCGAGGAGCAGATCCTCGCCGAGGACCTGCCGCAGTCGATCGTCATCGCGGGCGCCGGCGCCATCGGCATCGAGTTCGCTTACGTCCTGCACAACTACGGCGTGAAGGTCACGATCGTCGAGTTCCTGGATCGGGTCGCGCCGCTGGAGGACGTCGAGGTCTCCGCCGAACTGGGCAAGCAGTACCGGAAGTTGGGCATCGACGTTCTCACCTCGACCCGCGTCGAGTCGATCGACGAGTCCGGCCCGCAGGTCCGTGTCACGGTCACCGGCAAGGACGGCGCCCAGCAGGTCCTGGAGGCCGACAAGGTCCTGCAGGCGATCGGCTTCGCCCCGAACGTCACCGGTTACGGCCTGGAGAACACGGGCGTGACGGTCACCGAGCGCGGCGCGATCGACGTGGACGGCCGTTGCCGCACCTCGGTCCCGCACATCTACGCCATCGGTGACGTCACCGCGAAGCTGATGCTCGCGCACGCCGCCGAGGCGATGGGCGTGGTCGCCGCCGAGACGATCGCGGACGCGGAGACCATGGAGCTGGACTATGTGATGATCCCGCGGTCCACCTTCTGCCAACCGCAGATCGCCAGCTTCGGCTACACCGAGGCGCAGGCGAGGGAGAAGGGATTCGACGTCCGGGTCGCCAAGTTCCCGTTCACCGCGAACGCCAAGGCCCATGGCCTGGGCGACGCGACCGGCTTCGTGAAGCTGATCAGCGACGCCAAGTACGGCGAGCTCCTCGGAGGCCATCTGATCGGTCCGGACGTCACCGAACTGCTGCCGGAGCTGACCCTGGCCCAGCAGTGGGACCTCACCGTCCACGAGGTCGCCCGCAACGTCCACGCCCACCCCACCCTGGGTGAGGCCGTCAAGGAGGCCGTGCACGGCCTCGCGGGCCACATGATCAACATGTAG
- a CDS encoding tetratricopeptide repeat protein — MADTRLIQGRYRLLDLIGRGGMGEVWRARDESLGRLVAVKCLKPVNAQPDQSFTRVLRERFRREARVAAALQHRGVTVVHDFGESDGVLFLVMELLEGRNLSQLLEDNKHHPLAVPVVVEIADQVAAALAYTHQQGIVHRDLKPANIMLLIDGTVKICDFGIARLGRDVTFTSRLTGTGIAMGTPHYMSPEQISGDQVDRRSDLYSFGCVLYEIATGVPPFDLDDAWAVLMGHRDTAPRPPRSHRDEVPEYLDHIILDLLAKEPEERPYDAREVGRRVGEGRAATAVAPARFHVPTIVSRPVPPESAHGGHRPRTRPEQPSSREARLPSWTRGMTTGHKATGAGAGLGLTPPDGSAGLTGEWIARPAPGRTERPVRSERPTPSPELITTLAGRHNAGLSLGRLGRWTEAGEVHRAVAVEREHALGPDHPDTLSSRYEVGFTLSRTGRPADALREFAHVAHAREHALGPEHPDTLATRQEMAYALGQLGRHLEAHQAYLSVLGARERIAGPDHPDTLRCRHNLAFNLSRLGRLEDSYRMASEVAAARTRVLGANHPDTLVTRYEVAYALGQLGRWPEALQTYQEVAESRARALGPDHPDTLAARHEVGISLGRLGRSADALTLYRALVDDRTRVHGPAHTETLRARHGLGVNLGRLSRWEEALAESRDVCALRERVLGPDHPDTLVSRREVAVGLGWLGRWPDALTEYRGVADARERVLGPDHPDALASRNDEAHCLEQLGRGQEAAELYRRVAAVRQRRATDGR, encoded by the coding sequence ATGGCGGACACCAGGCTGATCCAAGGCCGGTACCGGCTGCTCGATCTGATCGGGCGCGGGGGGATGGGTGAGGTCTGGCGCGCGAGGGACGAGTCGCTGGGGCGGCTGGTCGCGGTCAAGTGTCTCAAACCCGTCAACGCCCAGCCCGACCAGTCCTTCACCCGTGTCCTGCGAGAACGCTTCCGGCGCGAGGCGCGTGTCGCGGCCGCCCTCCAGCACCGGGGGGTGACCGTCGTCCATGACTTCGGAGAGTCCGACGGGGTGCTGTTCCTCGTCATGGAGTTGTTGGAGGGCCGCAACCTCAGCCAGCTCCTGGAGGACAACAAGCACCATCCGCTGGCCGTCCCCGTGGTCGTCGAGATCGCCGACCAAGTGGCCGCCGCCCTCGCCTACACCCATCAACAGGGCATCGTGCACCGTGACCTGAAGCCCGCGAACATCATGCTGCTCATCGACGGCACCGTGAAGATCTGCGACTTCGGCATCGCCCGTCTCGGCCGCGACGTCACCTTCACCTCCCGCCTCACCGGCACCGGCATCGCGATGGGCACCCCGCACTACATGTCGCCGGAGCAGATCAGCGGCGACCAGGTCGACCGGCGCAGCGACCTCTACTCCTTCGGTTGTGTGCTCTACGAGATCGCCACCGGGGTACCGCCGTTCGACCTCGACGACGCCTGGGCGGTCCTCATGGGCCACCGCGACACCGCGCCGAGGCCCCCGCGCAGCCACCGCGACGAGGTGCCCGAGTACCTCGACCACATCATCCTGGACCTGTTGGCCAAGGAACCCGAGGAACGACCGTACGACGCGCGCGAGGTGGGCCGCAGGGTCGGAGAGGGGCGGGCGGCGACCGCGGTGGCACCGGCCCGCTTCCATGTGCCGACCATCGTCTCGCGCCCTGTCCCGCCCGAGTCCGCCCACGGTGGGCACCGGCCCCGGACGCGCCCCGAGCAGCCGTCGTCGCGCGAAGCCAGGCTGCCCTCCTGGACCCGTGGCATGACCACGGGCCACAAGGCCACCGGCGCCGGAGCCGGGCTGGGCCTCACCCCGCCGGACGGCTCCGCCGGACTCACCGGGGAATGGATCGCCCGTCCCGCCCCCGGCCGTACCGAGCGACCCGTACGCAGCGAACGGCCCACTCCGTCACCGGAGTTGATCACCACGCTGGCAGGGCGGCACAACGCGGGTCTGAGCCTGGGCCGTCTGGGCCGCTGGACGGAGGCCGGCGAGGTGCACCGCGCGGTCGCCGTCGAACGCGAACACGCCCTCGGCCCCGACCACCCCGACACGCTGTCCAGCCGCTACGAGGTCGGCTTCACCCTCAGCCGCACCGGCCGCCCCGCCGACGCGCTGCGCGAGTTCGCCCACGTCGCCCACGCCCGCGAGCACGCCCTCGGCCCCGAGCACCCCGACACCCTCGCCACCCGACAGGAAATGGCGTACGCACTGGGCCAGTTGGGCCGACACCTCGAAGCCCACCAGGCATACCTGTCCGTCCTCGGCGCCCGCGAACGCATCGCCGGCCCCGACCATCCGGACACCCTGCGCTGCCGCCACAACCTCGCCTTCAACCTCAGCAGACTCGGTCGCCTCGAGGACTCGTACCGGATGGCGAGCGAGGTCGCCGCCGCCCGCACCCGCGTGCTCGGCGCCAACCACCCCGACACCCTCGTCACGCGGTACGAAGTCGCTTACGCGCTCGGTCAGTTGGGCCGCTGGCCAGAGGCGCTGCAGACCTACCAGGAGGTCGCCGAGTCCCGCGCCCGGGCCCTGGGCCCCGACCACCCCGACACGCTCGCCGCCCGCCACGAGGTCGGGATCAGCCTCGGCCGGCTCGGCCGCAGCGCCGACGCGCTGACCCTCTACCGTGCCCTGGTCGACGACCGCACCCGTGTCCACGGCCCCGCCCACACCGAGACGCTGCGCGCCCGCCACGGCCTCGGCGTCAACCTCGGCCGCCTCAGCCGCTGGGAGGAGGCACTCGCCGAGTCCCGCGACGTGTGCGCCCTGCGCGAGCGCGTCCTCGGCCCCGACCACCCCGACACCCTGGTCAGCCGCCGTGAGGTCGCCGTCGGCCTGGGCTGGCTCGGCCGCTGGCCCGACGCCCTCACCGAGTACCGCGGCGTCGCCGACGCCCGCGAACGCGTCCTCGGCCCCGACCATCCGGACGCCCTCGCCAGCCGCAACGACGAGGCCCACTGCCTGGAACAACTCGGCCGCGGCCAGGAGGCGGCGGAGCTGTACCGGAGAGTGGCGGCGGTACGGCAGCGCCGGGCGACCGACGGGCGCTGA